From a region of the Panicum virgatum strain AP13 chromosome 2K, P.virgatum_v5, whole genome shotgun sequence genome:
- the LOC120676575 gene encoding L-type lectin-domain containing receptor kinase IX.1-like — protein sequence MPVAASAACGTRARCRSGTAPRARWPASTPHSPSRSSRSTTPARQATGWLSSVTPPNSAGGTLGLFGGRFGNATASGDERFVAVKFDTHSNNGQVKSSSHVGIDVNSILSAASKDTYLADRNLSSGLPMEARVSYRNDTMLLPVDLQIGDASYHVSTIVDLRESLPEAVAVGFSAATGVFIELHQLLSWSFSSNLEAVASPPPRTTVNAPAQSPGAGGGAKAPNKNKNKNKLRVRAETLALATVSGLLCLVLLLILARKLKMVSLWREKCARKKLGHGPRRYQYSELVKATNKFDEQRKLGVGGSSEVYLGDECGRRFAVKKLISAVRMTDAEAQRRMEFEAEVDIISRLRHKNLVRLLGWCDSSNGLLLVYELISGGILDKNFFNTIFYSNYKKIL from the coding sequence ATGCCGGTGGCAGCGTCGGCCGCGTGTGGTACGCGCGCCCGGTGCCGCTCTGGGACAGCGCCACGCGCGCGCTGGCCAGCTTCGACACCACATTCTCCTTCCAGATCAAGCCGGTCAACGACACCCGCGCGCCAGGCGACGGGATGGCTTTCTTCGGTGACTCCCCCCAACAGCGCCGGTGGCACCCTGGGGCTCTTCGGCGGCCGCTTCGGCAACGCGACCGCCTCCGGCGACGAGCGGTTCGTGGCGGTCAAGTTCGACACCCACTCCAACAACGGACAAGTGAAGAGCAGCAGCCACGTCGGCATCGACGTCAACTCCATCCTCTCGGCGGCGTCCAAGGACACGTACCTGGCCGATCGAAACCTGTCCTCCGGCCTCCCGATGGAGGCCAGGGTGTCCTATCGCAACGACACGATGCTGCTGCCGGTCGACCTCCAGATCGGCGACGCCTCATACCACGTCAGCACCATCGTCGACCTGAGGGAGTCCTTGCCGGAGGCCGTCGCGGTGGGCTTCTCTGCGGCCACGGGCGTCTTTATCGAGCTGCATCAGCTGCTGTCCTGGTCATTCAGCTCCAATCTGGAGGCCGTCGCATCCCCGCCCCCAAGGACGACGGTGAATGCGCCTGCCCAATCcccaggcgccggcggcggagcaaaAGCccccaacaagaacaagaacaagaacaagctcCGTGTCCGTGCGGAAACGCTTGCGCTTGCTACGGTGTCAGGCCTTCTGTGCCTTGTCTTGCTACTGATCCTTGCCCGTAAGCTCAAGATGGTTTCGCTCTGGCGCGAGAAATGCGCAAGGAAGAAACTGGGCCACGGCCCCAGGAGGTACCAGTACAGCGAGCTGGTGAAGGCCACCAACAAATTTGATGAGCAGCGGAAGCTCGGCGTAGGGGGATCCAGCGAGGTTTACCTTGGTGATGAATGCGGCCGCCGTTTCGCGGTGAAGAAGCTCATCTCCGCCGTCAGAATGACAGATGCGGAAGCCCAGAGGAGGATGGAGTTCGAAGCGGAAGTCGACATCATAAGCAGGTTAAGGCACAAGAATCTTGTCCGGCTATTGGGGTGGTGCGACAGCAGCAATGGGCTCCTCCTTGTTTATGAGCTCATCTCTGGAGGTATCCTCGACAAGAATTTTTTTAATACAATTTTTTACTCAAATTACAAAAAAATACTGTGA
- the LOC120676668 gene encoding uncharacterized protein LOC120676668 produces the protein MAACVERSMRQSTVRQPPPSSTTAGPLADVTCDQVARGSVEGLRWGANHGLDGSLYIGAGAPASNGGHATGLSGSQSRRQLMPLQPSEIEDHFPKLQQQEACSML, from the exons ATGGCCGCTTGTGTCGAGAGGTCCATGCGCCAAAGCACTgtgcgccagccgccgccgtcgagcaccaCAGCGGGCCCTCTCGCCGACGTCACATGCGACCAGGTCGCGCGCGGCTCTGTCGAGGGGCTCCGCTGGGGCGCAAATCATGGCCTGGATGGTTCGCTGTACATCGGTGCTGGCGCGCCGGCATCTAATGGCGGCCATGCAACAGGTCTCTCCGGCAGCCAGTCACGAAGACAACTCATGCCGCTACAGCCATCGGAGAT TGAAGATCACTTTCCAAAACTCCAACAGCAGGAAGCCTGCTCGATGCTGTGA